One part of the Parambassis ranga chromosome 8, fParRan2.1, whole genome shotgun sequence genome encodes these proteins:
- the gpr146 gene encoding G-protein coupled receptor 146: protein MWICMVYNETDTSVDFRLCQDFGLILSIFSLIYLLVCFPLGLCYNVLLVIVNLSNKVSMTMPDVYFVNMAIAGLVLNAVAPVELMSSTFTRWHAWEYNNEVYITLLILFNISSLVIMYSTTLLSLDYYIERALPRTYMSSVYNTKHVCGFIWGGAVLTSFSSLLFYVCNHISTKMVECSKMQNKEAADAIMMFIGYVVPAVAVLYAFVLILRIRKESTPLDQDSARLDPSIHRLLLASVCVQFVLWTPYYMTLLVHTVAGAPGYISNAHYLPTYYFLRCLSKLLAFSSSFAMPLMYRQMNKNFSNKLQRLLRRLHCRDQSCPHERSTVQQVVT, encoded by the coding sequence ATGTGGATCTGCATGGTTTACAATGAGACGGACACCAGCGTGGACTTCCGTCTCTGCCAGGACTTTGGCCTCATCCTGTCTATCTTCTCCCTTATCTACCTCCTGGTGTGCTTCCCTTTGGGGCTGTGCTACAATGTGCTGCTGGTCATAGTGAACCTCTCCAACAAGGTGTCTATGACCATGCCGGATGTCTACTTCGTCAACATGGCCATTGCGGGTCTCGTGCTCAATGCGGTGGCACCTGTGGAGCTCATGAGCTCCACCTTCACTCGCTGGCATGCCTGGGAGTACAACAATGAGGTCTACATCACACTGCTCATCCTCTTCAACATCTCCTCTCTGGTCATCATGTATTCCACCACATTACTCAGTCTAGACTACTACATAGAGCGGGCTCTGCCTCGTACTTACATGTCCAGTGTGTATAACACCAAGCACGTGTGTGGGTTCATCTGGGGTGGTGCAGTGCTCACTAGCTTCTCCTCACTGCTCTTCTACGTGTGCAACCACATTTCCACTAAGATGGTCGAGTGCTCCAAAATGCAGAACAAGGAGGCAGCAGACGCCATTATGATGTTCATTGGCTACGTGGTCCCGGCGGTGGCTGTTCTTTATGCTTTTGTGCTCATTTTGCGGATCAGGAAGGAGTCTACACCTTTAGACCAGGACTCTGCTCGCTTGGACCCTTCAATACACAGACTGCTGCTAGCCTCAGTCTGTGTACAGTTTGTACTGTGGACCCCGTACTACATGACCCTGTTGGTGCACACTGTAGCTGGTGCACCAGGGTACATCAGTAATGCACATTACTTACCTACCTACTATTTCTTGAGATGTTTGTCTAAGCTGTTGGCTTTCTCCAGCAGCTTTGCAATGCCTCTTATGTACAGACAGATGAACAAAAACTTCTCCAACAAGCTTCAGCGGCTGCTCAGGAGGCTGCACTGCAGAGACCAGTCCTGCCCTCACGAACGCTCAACAGTGCAGCAAGTGGTGACGTGA